In Anaerotignum faecicola, a genomic segment contains:
- a CDS encoding stalk domain-containing protein produces the protein MTKKYLCGVVSAAVLMGACPTAVFAADLEKPLDFRSMTEDAADTDAGWAWDASSQTLTVENLSLTVPQGKLEERAAIYLPDESTVRVNGSNNSLNTLSYHCDGIYCEGELTFEGKGKLKIMTDSYSASAIYAKQGPVTFYDSVEIAADPDGHVIYIEKAKGKNPIISVQDDAKVTFPKDNANKNSILVTKSPSTKQGENWFDYAEAYDEFDDTIELVAKNKVKKDDKTDEKKDETKTDETKTTNTYQLTIGKADILKNGAVSHTADVAPYIKNGYTMLPLRALLAVSNPAQEVKWSATENAAYTFVNDKLTMLTPNAATYKKGTETIKLSTPAELKDGRLFVSLRDWMSLMEIEGTQLDWNSATKTVTLKY, from the coding sequence ATGACGAAGAAATATCTTTGCGGTGTGGTTTCCGCCGCAGTTCTGATGGGCGCATGCCCTACCGCCGTTTTCGCGGCAGATTTGGAAAAGCCCCTTGATTTCCGCAGCATGACAGAGGATGCAGCGGATACGGACGCAGGCTGGGCTTGGGATGCAAGCAGCCAGACGTTGACCGTTGAAAACCTTTCCCTCACCGTTCCGCAGGGGAAGCTGGAGGAGCGCGCGGCAATTTATCTGCCCGATGAAAGCACGGTGCGTGTCAATGGCAGCAATAACAGCCTGAACACCCTTTCCTATCATTGCGACGGGATTTACTGCGAGGGTGAGCTGACCTTCGAGGGCAAGGGAAAGCTGAAAATCATGACGGACAGCTATTCCGCCAGTGCGATTTATGCAAAGCAGGGTCCTGTTACCTTCTATGACAGCGTAGAAATTGCGGCAGACCCCGATGGGCATGTCATTTATATCGAAAAGGCGAAGGGCAAAAACCCCATCATCAGCGTACAGGATGATGCAAAGGTGACCTTCCCGAAGGACAACGCCAATAAAAACAGCATTCTCGTAACGAAAAGCCCCTCCACCAAGCAGGGGGAAAACTGGTTCGATTATGCCGAAGCCTATGACGAATTTGACGATACCATTGAGCTGGTCGCAAAAAATAAGGTAAAGAAGGACGATAAAACGGACGAGAAGAAGGACGAAACCAAGACAGACGAAACCAAAACCACAAATACCTATCAGCTGACCATCGGCAAGGCGGATATTCTGAAAAACGGCGCAGTATCCCATACCGCAGACGTTGCTCCCTATATCAAAAACGGCTACACCATGCTGCCCCTGCGCGCACTGCTTGCGGTTTCCAATCCTGCACAGGAGGTAAAATGGAGCGCAACGGAAAACGCAGCCTACACCTTCGTGAATGATAAGCTGACGATGCTTACCCCCAATGCAGCAACCTATAAAAAGGGCACCGAAACCATCAAGCTTTCCACCCCCGCGGAGCTGAAGGACGGCAGATTGTTCGTTTCCCTCAGAGATTGGATGAGCCTTATGGAAATCGAAGGCACACAGCTTGACTGGAACAGCGCAACAAAAACCGTTACATTAAAATATTAA
- a CDS encoding amino acid ABC transporter ATP-binding protein yields MSAKETLIKVENLQKYYKGGAIKALDGINTEIKKGEVVVVIGPSGSGKSTFLRCLNLLEVPTGGHILFEGTDITDEKTNINVHRQKMGMVFQHFNLFPHMTILKNMTIAPMKLLKKSEAEATEKAMELLKRVGLEDRANAYPSQLSGGQKQRIAIVRALCMEPEVMLFDEPTSALDPEMVGEVLDVMKQLANDSMTMVVVTHEMGFAKEVATRVMFMADGKQVEEGSPKDIFENPKSERLQQFLAKVL; encoded by the coding sequence GTGAGCGCTAAGGAAACACTGATTAAGGTTGAAAATTTACAGAAATATTATAAGGGCGGTGCGATTAAGGCACTGGACGGCATCAATACGGAAATCAAAAAGGGCGAGGTTGTTGTTGTCATCGGACCTTCCGGCTCCGGCAAATCCACCTTCCTGCGCTGTCTGAACCTTCTGGAGGTGCCGACAGGCGGACATATCCTCTTTGAGGGGACGGATATTACGGATGAAAAAACAAACATCAATGTCCACAGGCAGAAAATGGGGATGGTGTTCCAGCATTTTAACCTTTTCCCCCACATGACGATTTTGAAAAACATGACGATTGCACCCATGAAGCTTCTGAAAAAGAGCGAAGCCGAGGCAACGGAAAAGGCTATGGAGCTGCTCAAGCGTGTCGGCCTGGAGGACAGAGCGAATGCGTACCCCTCTCAGCTTTCGGGCGGACAGAAGCAGCGTATCGCCATTGTGCGTGCGCTTTGCATGGAGCCTGAGGTGATGCTGTTTGACGAGCCCACCTCCGCGCTTGACCCTGAAATGGTCGGCGAGGTGCTGGATGTTATGAAGCAGCTGGCGAATGATAGCATGACGATGGTTGTGGTAACGCATGAAATGGGCTTTGCAAAAGAAGTTGCAACCCGTGTGATGTTCATGGCGGACGGCAAGCAGGTCGAGGAGGGCAGCCCCAAGGATATTTTTGAAAATCCCAAAAGTGAGCGACTGCAGCAGTTCTTGGCAAAGGTGCTGTAA
- a CDS encoding 4Fe-4S dicluster domain-containing protein, giving the protein MSKFESNVQYIKYLVNRECASRFFNGELDKEINMEKEIAEAIIPGPKASFRCCIYKERHIIEDRVRLVLEPTEGDRVINVLDSACDECPIDRFVVSDSCRGCLGHKCQENCPRHAISIVNHRAYINQEMCIECGRCKQVCPFGAISEVMRPCMRACSVNAVKMDENRKAMIDHDKCISCGACVQQCPFGAIVDKSFVMNVLNLLRDSWNNTSYHVYAVVAPAVASQYTGIKVGQVFAGIKELGFYDVVEAAIAGDMVSVEEAKEFVETIEEKKWKTTSCCPAFVEYVRKNHPEYMDHVSTVVSPMIAMARAIRAKDRKARIVFIGPCTAKKVEIKQDDVKGAVDYVLTFEELRAILDARGLELAEMPEITAGEPSSYGRIFARTGGVAESVRRVAKLEGIETEINPIRCSGIEECIKTMKLASFGRLEENLIEGMACKGGCTNGAASIFHDQRGIQRVNDFSRLALTDNPMEGIRGYDMAGVNMEREFPELEKMKEVTAGEKKAKKQATAKAKKEAIAKGEME; this is encoded by the coding sequence ATGAGCAAGTTTGAAAGTAATGTACAGTACATCAAATATCTGGTAAACAGGGAATGCGCGAGCCGCTTCTTCAATGGGGAGCTGGATAAGGAAATCAATATGGAAAAGGAGATTGCGGAAGCGATCATTCCGGGGCCAAAGGCATCCTTCCGCTGCTGTATTTATAAGGAGCGCCATATTATTGAGGACCGTGTGCGTCTGGTTCTGGAGCCGACAGAGGGCGACCGTGTAATCAACGTGCTGGATTCCGCCTGTGATGAATGTCCGATTGACCGTTTCGTGGTCAGCGATTCCTGCCGCGGCTGTCTGGGGCATAAATGTCAGGAGAATTGTCCGAGGCACGCCATTTCCATTGTAAACCACAGAGCATACATCAATCAGGAAATGTGTATCGAATGTGGACGCTGCAAGCAGGTCTGTCCCTTTGGTGCCATCAGTGAGGTCATGCGTCCGTGCATGCGTGCCTGCTCCGTCAATGCGGTCAAGATGGATGAAAACAGAAAAGCGATGATTGACCATGATAAATGTATTTCCTGCGGTGCCTGCGTGCAGCAGTGCCCCTTCGGTGCGATTGTGGATAAATCCTTTGTTATGAACGTGCTGAATCTTCTGCGCGATTCCTGGAACAACACAAGCTATCACGTTTATGCGGTGGTTGCGCCTGCGGTTGCCAGCCAGTATACAGGCATCAAGGTTGGGCAGGTGTTTGCCGGCATTAAGGAGCTTGGCTTCTATGATGTGGTTGAGGCGGCGATTGCCGGTGATATGGTTTCCGTTGAGGAAGCAAAGGAATTTGTGGAAACCATTGAGGAAAAGAAATGGAAAACAACCTCCTGCTGTCCTGCCTTTGTGGAATATGTGAGAAAAAATCACCCCGAATATATGGATCATGTGTCCACCGTGGTTTCTCCCATGATTGCCATGGCAAGAGCCATCCGCGCGAAGGATAGAAAGGCGCGTATCGTCTTTATCGGGCCCTGCACGGCGAAAAAGGTCGAAATCAAGCAGGATGACGTAAAGGGCGCAGTGGATTATGTGCTGACGTTTGAGGAGCTGCGTGCCATCCTTGACGCAAGAGGATTGGAGCTGGCGGAAATGCCGGAGATTACCGCAGGGGAGCCCTCCTCCTACGGACGGATTTTTGCAAGAACGGGCGGCGTGGCGGAAAGCGTGCGCCGTGTGGCAAAGCTGGAGGGCATTGAAACGGAAATCAACCCCATCCGCTGCAGCGGCATTGAGGAATGTATCAAAACCATGAAGCTGGCATCCTTCGGCAGATTGGAGGAAAACCTCATTGAAGGCATGGCGTGCAAGGGTGGCTGCACAAACGGCGCAGCGTCCATCTTTCATGACCAGAGAGGGATTCAGCGAGTGAATGATTTCAGCCGCCTTGCGCTGACGGATAACCCAATGGAAGGGATTCGCGGCTATGATATGGCAGGCGTGAATATGGAACGTGAATTTCCTGAGTTGGAAAAAATGAAGGAGGTTACCGCAGGCGAGAAAAAAGCCAAGAAGCAGGCGACCGCAAAAGCGAAAAAGGAAGCGATTGCGAAGGGCGAGATGGAATAA
- a CDS encoding amino acid ABC transporter permease has product MSLKEKFIFNFIDDGRWHYIVDGLKVTLEVTFFAVLLGIALGVIIAIIRSTYDKNKSSMRGFSKFIVVLLNFICKIYLTVIRGTPVVVQLMIMYFIVLVSSTNKVLVAVLAFGFNSAAYVAEIFRSGIMSIDEGQFEAGRSLGFNYVQTMRYIIIPQAFKNVLPALANEFIVLLKETSVAGYVGLADLTKGGDIIRSRTFQAFMPLIGVAVIYLVMVMFFTWLVGILERRLRDSER; this is encoded by the coding sequence ATGAGCCTGAAAGAGAAATTCATATTCAACTTTATTGATGACGGGCGTTGGCACTACATTGTGGACGGGCTCAAGGTTACGCTTGAGGTAACCTTTTTTGCGGTGCTTCTGGGCATTGCGCTTGGCGTGATTATCGCAATCATTCGCTCTACATACGATAAAAACAAAAGCTCGATGCGCGGCTTCAGTAAATTTATTGTGGTTCTGCTGAATTTTATCTGTAAGATTTATCTGACCGTCATCCGTGGGACACCTGTGGTGGTACAGCTGATGATTATGTACTTCATCGTTCTGGTATCCTCCACGAATAAGGTGCTGGTTGCGGTGCTGGCGTTCGGCTTCAACTCCGCGGCGTATGTTGCGGAAATCTTCCGCAGCGGCATTATGTCCATTGATGAGGGGCAGTTTGAGGCAGGGCGCAGTCTTGGCTTTAACTATGTGCAGACCATGCGCTATATCATCATTCCGCAGGCGTTCAAAAACGTACTGCCTGCACTGGCAAATGAATTTATTGTGCTGCTGAAGGAAACCTCTGTTGCCGGCTACGTTGGTCTGGCAGACCTGACAAAGGGCGGCGATATCATCCGCAGCCGTACCTTCCAGGCATTCATGCCGCTGATTGGCGTTGCGGTGATTTATCTGGTGATGGTAATGTTCTTCACATGGCTGGTTGGGATTCTGGAAAGGAGGCTGAGAGACAGTGAGCGCTAA
- a CDS encoding DUF523 domain-containing protein: MKIAVSACLLGRNCKYNGGNNRSQAVLDFLKGHVVIPVCPEVTGGLPVPRVPVELKGGRAINKNGEDVTAYFRRGVEQTMARLSAEEIDLAILQPRSPSCGCREIYDGSFSGKKISGKGLFAQALADAGIPLQSAEELENI, from the coding sequence ATGAAAATCGCAGTCAGTGCCTGTCTTTTGGGGCGAAATTGCAAATATAACGGCGGCAACAACCGCAGTCAGGCGGTTCTGGATTTCCTCAAGGGGCATGTGGTTATCCCCGTCTGTCCGGAGGTGACGGGCGGTCTGCCTGTGCCCCGTGTGCCTGTGGAGCTTAAGGGCGGACGTGCCATCAACAAAAACGGCGAGGATGTGACCGCATATTTCCGCCGCGGCGTAGAGCAGACCATGGCGCGCCTTTCGGCAGAGGAAATCGACCTTGCCATCTTGCAGCCGCGCAGTCCCTCCTGCGGATGCAGAGAGATTTACGACGGCTCCTTTTCCGGAAAAAAGATTTCCGGCAAGGGGCTGTTTGCCCAAGCCCTTGCGGATGCAGGGATTCCGCTGCAATCCGCAGAGGAACTCGAAAACATATAA
- a CDS encoding chloride channel protein: MINAFYKKYQKHFDVSENNFAHFVMWSCGGICIGFVIGLVGIAFHLALEWATEFRTAHPMLLWLLPFGGLAIVLAYRLAGQEKDRGTNFILVAVRANEAVTLRTAPLIFFSTVVTHLLGGSAGREGAALQLGGSIASSFGRMFQLNEREGRIMTMCGMAAGFAALFGTPLTSVIFAMEVITVGVMHYSAIVPCIISALVAAGLSQAVGIAPTTFSIAHIPAAVGLENCFRAAVLGVLCAILSVLFCIVMEHIGGAYRRIFKNPFVRVFCGGCIVIAATYLVGCRDYNGAGMNIITQALQGDAKAEAFLLKILFTALTLGAGFKGGEIVPSFFIGATFGCVAGPLLGLSAPFAASLGMAAVFCGVTNCPLASIMLCIEVFGFHGMAYYALCCAVSYMLSGYYGLYTEQKIMYSKVEPEFINKNVH; the protein is encoded by the coding sequence GTGATTAACGCGTTTTATAAAAAATACCAGAAGCATTTTGATGTGAGCGAAAACAATTTTGCGCATTTCGTGATGTGGAGCTGCGGCGGCATCTGCATCGGCTTTGTGATTGGGCTGGTGGGGATTGCGTTCCACCTTGCACTGGAATGGGCAACGGAATTTCGCACTGCGCACCCAATGCTGCTCTGGCTGCTGCCCTTCGGCGGTCTGGCGATTGTGCTTGCCTACCGTCTGGCAGGACAGGAGAAGGACAGAGGAACGAATTTTATTCTGGTTGCGGTGCGTGCAAATGAAGCTGTGACGCTAAGAACTGCACCGCTGATTTTTTTCAGCACCGTTGTGACGCATCTTTTAGGCGGCTCGGCAGGCAGAGAGGGCGCGGCACTCCAGCTGGGCGGCAGCATTGCCTCCAGCTTCGGGCGAATGTTTCAGCTGAATGAGCGGGAGGGGCGCATCATGACGATGTGCGGCATGGCGGCAGGCTTTGCGGCGCTTTTCGGCACACCGCTGACCTCTGTCATCTTCGCGATGGAGGTTATCACCGTTGGGGTCATGCACTATTCCGCCATTGTGCCGTGCATCATTTCGGCACTCGTTGCGGCAGGGCTTTCGCAGGCTGTCGGGATTGCGCCGACTACCTTTTCCATCGCACATATTCCGGCAGCGGTCGGCTTGGAAAACTGCTTTCGGGCGGCGGTGCTTGGCGTGCTCTGCGCGATACTGAGTGTGCTGTTCTGCATTGTGATGGAGCATATCGGGGGTGCATATCGCAGGATATTCAAAAATCCCTTTGTGCGTGTGTTTTGCGGCGGCTGCATCGTCATTGCGGCAACCTATCTTGTCGGGTGCAGGGATTACAACGGCGCAGGCATGAATATCATCACGCAGGCATTGCAGGGGGATGCGAAGGCGGAGGCATTCCTGCTCAAGATTCTTTTTACCGCGCTGACCTTAGGCGCAGGCTTTAAGGGCGGCGAAATTGTGCCCTCCTTCTTCATCGGGGCAACCTTCGGCTGTGTGGCAGGGCCATTGCTTGGGCTTTCCGCGCCGTTTGCGGCTTCGCTCGGCATGGCGGCGGTATTTTGCGGCGTAACGAATTGCCCGCTTGCGTCCATCATGCTCTGCATTGAGGTGTTCGGCTTTCATGGAATGGCATATTATGCACTCTGCTGTGCGGTCAGCTACATGCTTTCCGGCTATTACGGGCTGTATACCGAGCAGAAGATTATGTATTCCAAGGTAGAGCCGGAGTTTATCAATAAGAATGTGCATTAA
- a CDS encoding transporter substrate-binding domain-containing protein, translating to MKKFMKGLLATTMVFAMMTSLAGCGGDAATDDSADAKKETLTMATNATFPPYEYYEGQDIVGIDAEIGQALADKLGMDFKIEDMEFDSIIPAVTSGKASMGMAGMTVTPDRLKSVDFSDTYATGVQAIIVKEGSDIKSVDDLFAEGANHKIGVQTGTTGDLYTTDDIEGAGLGTVERFQKGADAVLALTQGKIDCVVIDNNPAKSFVAANEGLKILDTEYAVEDYAICLPKNSPLTEKINTALAELTADGTIQKIIDKYISAE from the coding sequence ATGAAGAAATTTATGAAGGGCCTTCTGGCTACAACAATGGTATTTGCAATGATGACTTCTCTGGCAGGCTGCGGCGGCGATGCGGCAACAGATGACAGCGCAGATGCAAAAAAGGAAACACTCACTATGGCAACAAACGCAACATTCCCTCCGTATGAATATTACGAAGGTCAGGATATTGTCGGTATTGATGCGGAAATCGGTCAGGCACTGGCAGATAAGCTGGGCATGGATTTCAAAATCGAGGATATGGAATTTGATTCCATCATTCCTGCGGTAACAAGCGGTAAGGCAAGCATGGGTATGGCAGGCATGACAGTAACACCGGATCGTCTGAAAAGCGTAGACTTCTCCGATACCTACGCAACAGGCGTGCAGGCAATCATCGTAAAGGAAGGCTCCGATATCAAATCTGTGGATGATTTGTTCGCAGAAGGCGCAAATCATAAAATCGGCGTACAGACAGGTACTACCGGTGACCTGTATACAACAGATGACATCGAAGGCGCAGGTCTGGGTACGGTAGAACGCTTCCAGAAGGGCGCAGACGCAGTTCTTGCGCTGACACAGGGCAAAATCGACTGCGTTGTTATCGATAACAACCCTGCAAAATCCTTCGTTGCGGCAAATGAAGGTCTGAAAATTCTGGATACAGAATATGCAGTAGAGGATTATGCAATCTGCCTGCCGAAGAACAGCCCTCTGACAGAAAAAATCAACACAGCACTGGCTGAGCTGACAGCAGACGGCACGATTCAGAAAATTATTGATAAATACATCAGCGCTGAATAA
- a CDS encoding CatA-like O-acetyltransferase, with protein sequence MKQATFTPFPADWARSSHFQYYTKGFVKSVNSMTVRIDVTHFLAEVKRRNLKFFPAFAALTGQVVASIPEMCTAVDENGTPGYYSYLNPNFTIFHEDDKTFSDVWSEYDADFDTFYRNLVADAEQYHDKKGIKVKEGQPANFFCISCVPWLDYTAYCPVNYGGAPNLFPLLTFGKYTEADGAFTLPLTLTISHACMDGYHLSLFFHTLQQQLNCF encoded by the coding sequence ATGAAACAGGCAACCTTTACCCCCTTCCCTGCCGATTGGGCAAGGAGCAGTCATTTTCAATATTACACCAAGGGCTTTGTCAAATCCGTCAACAGTATGACGGTGCGGATAGATGTGACGCATTTTCTGGCAGAGGTGAAGCGGCGCAATCTGAAATTTTTCCCTGCCTTTGCCGCCCTGACGGGACAGGTCGTTGCGTCCATCCCCGAAATGTGTACCGCCGTGGACGAGAACGGCACCCCCGGCTATTATTCCTACCTCAACCCGAATTTCACCATCTTCCACGAGGATGACAAGACCTTTTCGGATGTTTGGAGCGAATATGATGCGGATTTTGACACCTTTTATCGAAATCTGGTCGCAGACGCGGAGCAGTATCATGATAAAAAGGGCATCAAGGTGAAGGAGGGACAGCCTGCGAATTTCTTCTGCATCTCCTGCGTGCCATGGCTCGATTATACGGCGTATTGCCCCGTTAATTACGGCGGCGCGCCCAATCTTTTCCCGCTTCTCACCTTCGGGAAATATACCGAGGCGGACGGCGCATTTACCCTCCCCCTCACGCTTACCATCAGCCACGCCTGCATGGACGGCTACCATCTTTCCCTATTCTTCCACACATTGCAGCAGCAGCTGAATTGCTTTTAA
- a CDS encoding response regulator transcription factor, whose product MEEFNILVCDDDHSIVDAIEIYLKQDGYRVIKAYNGLEALKALEENEIHLIILDIMMPQLDGLQATVKIREICNIPILMLSAKSEDTDKVLGLNFGADDYITKPFNPLELLARVKSMMRRYTSLGSIAEKNNVIRIGDVELDKDAKEVRVNGKLVKMTATEYGILQLLMENAGKVFSIDEIYERVWNESSFSPENTVSVHIRRIREKIEINPKEPRYLKVVWGIGYKIEKI is encoded by the coding sequence ATGGAAGAATTTAACATTCTGGTTTGTGATGATGACCACAGCATTGTGGATGCGATAGAAATATATCTGAAGCAGGACGGCTATCGTGTCATTAAGGCGTATAACGGCTTGGAGGCACTGAAGGCGTTGGAGGAAAACGAAATTCATCTGATTATACTGGATATTATGATGCCGCAGCTGGATGGGCTGCAAGCAACGGTGAAAATCAGGGAAATCTGCAATATTCCCATTTTGATGCTTTCCGCGAAATCCGAGGATACGGATAAGGTGCTGGGGCTGAATTTCGGCGCGGATGATTATATTACCAAGCCGTTCAACCCGTTGGAGCTTCTGGCGCGCGTGAAAAGCATGATGCGCCGCTATACCTCCTTGGGCAGCATTGCCGAGAAGAATAACGTGATTCGTATCGGGGATGTGGAGCTGGATAAGGACGCGAAGGAGGTGCGCGTAAATGGCAAGCTGGTGAAGATGACGGCGACGGAATATGGCATTTTGCAGCTGCTGATGGAAAACGCAGGGAAGGTATTTTCGATTGATGAGATTTACGAAAGGGTCTGGAATGAATCCTCCTTTTCGCCGGAAAATACCGTTTCCGTACATATTCGGCGGATTCGGGAGAAAATCGAAATTAACCCGAAGGAACCGAGATATCTGAAGGTGGTGTGGGGGATTGGCTACAAAATCGAAAAAATCTAA
- a CDS encoding sensor histidine kinase has protein sequence MATKSKKSKLYRLRYKGVAVVLFFTFAVSIFFCGIVGVNISRNWSWNVINADTVYDTEEFREAFSRTLDRAVQADIYYQNEDRVSKGAAVDRNDLLNSFKRYYGIIDGMITANTEINAAYDGLILHGEIPASLQRNLEEYRNLVESRLPAYYKMYIQRQLDEYKNCIRYLEGVRNFLYYVEDENGNVVGGNATKGEISQEARTLVLSSGFSSDHLGENPYYFDTYENPVLEKSNFKFYGAIRDPLLPGDEFYDLWQGFGFAKKSIPILSCVSAVSLLGMLLSVIYLVRVTGQTERHGKIQLGIVDRLYNEVHFLLVALFGCIAGFTAHTLVDTIRQGAVLFWNYVFATILGVLYLVTAAILLNYLLSVARQLKNKSFFRNTWISVSIRRMSELFTGSTFRGWMVIVMLCYALGNCVIMGVMVMAPYYGYAELAVLAGVGLVCFNGLCMYWFVRALRSLKEIMISVKESAKGNFSYQLDLNRISPSFLNFAEDVANIQEGFKNAVDDAVKGERMKAELITNVSHDLKTPLTSIISYVELLKHEDLKNERAKGFIAVLYEKSYRLKHLIEDLIEASKASSGNLTVAKMRVDYKQLTLQAMGELEDKTNAAGLTFKLSCDEPVFIDADGGHMWRILENLLSNVIKYAMRNSRIYVDIFKMDGYGVLVMKNISATPIDFDETRLTERFVRGDASRTTEGSGLGLSITQSLAEIQGGTFGIQVDGDLFKAIVSIPLWEEDEEEENEVDTL, from the coding sequence TTGGCTACAAAATCGAAAAAATCTAAGCTGTATCGACTGAGATATAAGGGAGTTGCGGTGGTTCTGTTTTTCACCTTTGCGGTGTCGATTTTCTTCTGCGGCATTGTGGGCGTGAATATTTCCAGAAACTGGAGCTGGAATGTCATCAATGCGGATACGGTCTATGATACGGAGGAATTCCGCGAGGCTTTCAGCCGCACGCTTGACCGAGCGGTGCAGGCGGATATTTATTATCAGAATGAAGACCGCGTTTCCAAGGGCGCAGCGGTTGACCGCAATGACCTGCTGAACAGCTTCAAGCGCTATTACGGCATTATCGACGGCATGATTACAGCCAATACGGAAATCAATGCCGCCTATGACGGGCTGATTCTGCATGGAGAGATTCCCGCAAGCCTGCAAAGAAATCTGGAGGAATATCGGAATCTGGTGGAAAGCCGTCTGCCTGCCTATTATAAAATGTATATCCAAAGACAGCTGGATGAATATAAAAACTGCATCCGCTATCTGGAGGGGGTCAGAAACTTCCTATATTATGTAGAGGATGAAAACGGCAATGTTGTCGGCGGCAATGCCACGAAGGGCGAAATCAGTCAGGAGGCGCGCACGCTTGTGCTTTCCTCAGGCTTTAGCAGCGACCATCTGGGCGAAAATCCGTATTATTTTGATACCTACGAGAATCCTGTTCTGGAAAAGAGCAATTTCAAATTTTACGGCGCGATTCGCGACCCTCTGCTGCCGGGGGATGAATTTTACGACCTGTGGCAGGGCTTCGGCTTCGCAAAAAAGAGCATCCCGATTCTTTCCTGTGTTTCGGCGGTTTCCCTTCTGGGGATGCTGCTTTCCGTCATCTATCTGGTGCGGGTGACAGGGCAGACGGAGCGGCACGGCAAAATTCAGCTTGGCATAGTAGACCGGCTGTATAACGAGGTGCATTTCCTGCTGGTGGCACTTTTTGGCTGCATTGCGGGCTTTACGGCGCATACCCTTGTGGATACCATAAGGCAGGGAGCGGTGCTGTTCTGGAATTACGTTTTCGCGACCATTCTGGGCGTGCTCTATCTGGTGACGGCGGCAATTCTGCTGAATTATCTGCTTTCTGTTGCAAGGCAGCTGAAAAATAAAAGCTTTTTCCGCAATACATGGATTTCCGTTTCCATCCGCAGGATGAGCGAGCTTTTCACAGGCAGCACCTTCCGCGGCTGGATGGTGATTGTCATGCTCTGCTATGCGCTGGGCAACTGCGTCATCATGGGCGTAATGGTGATGGCACCGTATTACGGCTACGCGGAGCTGGCGGTTCTGGCAGGCGTGGGGCTTGTGTGCTTCAATGGGCTTTGCATGTACTGGTTTGTGCGCGCGCTGCGTTCCTTGAAGGAGATTATGATTTCCGTAAAGGAAAGCGCAAAGGGGAACTTTTCTTATCAATTAGATTTGAATAGGATTTCGCCCTCGTTCCTGAATTTTGCGGAGGATGTGGCGAATATTCAGGAGGGCTTCAAAAATGCCGTGGATGATGCCGTGAAGGGCGAGCGGATGAAGGCGGAGCTGATTACGAATGTTTCGCATGATTTGAAAACGCCGCTGACCTCCATCATTTCCTATGTGGAGCTTTTGAAGCACGAAGACCTGAAAAACGAGCGCGCGAAGGGCTTTATTGCCGTGCTGTATGAAAAATCCTACCGATTAAAGCACCTGATTGAGGATTTGATTGAGGCGAGCAAGGCTTCCAGTGGCAATCTGACCGTTGCAAAAATGCGCGTGGATTATAAGCAGCTGACCCTACAGGCGATGGGCGAGCTGGAGGATAAAACAAATGCGGCAGGGCTGACGTTTAAGCTCAGCTGTGACGAGCCTGTCTTTATTGATGCGGACGGCGGACACATGTGGCGGATACTGGAAAATCTGCTGTCCAATGTGATAAAATACGCCATGCGCAATTCCCGTATCTATGTGGATATTTTCAAAATGGACGGCTACGGCGTGCTGGTTATGAAAAACATTTCCGCAACGCCGATTGATTTTGACGAAACCAGACTGACGGAGCGCTTTGTGCGCGGCGATGCCTCCCGCACCACGGAGGGGAGCGGTCTGGGGCTTTCCATCACGCAGAGCCTTGCGGAAATACAGGGCGGCACCTTCGGGATTCAGGTGGATGGCGATTTATTCAAGGCAATCGTAAGTATTCCTCTGTGGGAGGAGGATGAGGAGGAGGAAAATGAGGTGGATACGCTGTGA